A DNA window from Hemiscyllium ocellatum isolate sHemOce1 chromosome 48, sHemOce1.pat.X.cur, whole genome shotgun sequence contains the following coding sequences:
- the LOC132836932 gene encoding MOB kinase activator 1A has product MSFLFGNRSNRTFKPKKNIPEGSHQYELLKHAEATLGSGNLRQAVILPEGEDLNEWIAVNTVDFFNQINMLYGTITEFCTEQSCSVMSAGPRYEYHWADGTNIKKPIKCSAPKYIDYLMTWVQDQLDDETLFPSKIGVPFPKNFMSVAKTILKRLFRVYAHIYHQHFDSVMQLQEEAHLNTSFKHFIFFVQEFNLIDRKELAPLQDLIEKLGSKDR; this is encoded by the exons ATGAGCTTCCTATT TGGGAATCGAAGTAACAGAACTTTCAAACCAAAGAAGAACATTCCGGAAGGTTCCCATCAATATGAGCTGCTGAAGCATGCTGAAGCAACCTTGGGAAGCGGTAACCTTCGTCAAGCTGTCATATTACCAGAAGGCGAGGATCTAAATGAATGGATTGCCGTCAATA CTGTAGACTTCTTCAACCAAATCAACATGCTGTATGGAACAAtaacagagttttgtacagaaCAAAGCTGTTCTGTTATGTCAGCAGGACCAAG ATATGAATACCATTGGGCTGATGGCACAAACATTAAAAAACCAATTAAGTGTTCTGCTCCAAAATACATTGATTACCTGATGACATGGGTACAGGACCAGCTTGATGATGAGACCCTCTTTCCTTCTAAAATAG GAGTGCCCTTCCCTAAAAATTTCATGTCTGTGGCCAAGACCATTCTTAAGCGTCTCTTCAGGGTTTACGCTCATATTTATCACCAGCATTTCGACTCTGTGATGCAGCTTCAGGAAGAGGCCCATCTTAATACTTCCTTCAAGCACTTCATATTTTTTGTTCAG GAATTTAATTTGATTGACAGAAAAGAGCTTGCTCCACTCCAAGATCTAATTGAAAAGCTTGGATCAAAAGACAGATGA